From the Ignavibacteriales bacterium genome, the window TTTATTTTATGTATAGTTATTTTTGTAGTAATATTAATCCCATTTGGCAAAGGTTATGATATAAATATCCTTGAAGAATTAGGTTATAAATTGATTCAGGATATAGATAATTTTCATATAAAGAATGACAGGTACCCGGCTGAGCTGTCAGAATTAGGAAATTTACTCACTTTAGAAGAAAATGAAATAGCCATAAGTAATTTTAATTATTACATTTCAGAATCATCTGGTAATTATGTTCTGGTATTTGTGCCTAATAACAATGGGATGATGGCCTTTTACTATAATAATATTGAAAATAAATTCATCGGTACGGATTAAATCTTTCTCTGTGTCTTTGTGGCAAAAAAATGAAGCTCAATAATAAATACGTCGAAAAAATTCTCACCGGGTTTATATACGATGAAACCCATCGTATTGGTATGTCCAAAGCTGTGATAGGATTGTCAGGCGGTATTGACTCCGCTGTATCCGCATTCCTTGCCGCGAAAGCGCTCGGTCCCGAAAATGTTACGTGTATTTTAATGCCCCATGCTGTAAGCAGTAAAGAAAGCATTACACATGCGAATCTGGTAGTCGAACAGCTTGGAGTGAATTCGGAAACGGTTGATATAACCGGTATGGTAGATGCCTATGCAGGAACTAACGGCGATTTATCCCTACTGCGTAAGGGTAACGTGATGGCTCGCGCGCGAATGATCGTGCTGTATGATAAATCGGCTGAGCTCAACGCACTTGTTATCGGTACCAGCAACAAGACTGAACTTTTATTAGGATACTCTACGATCTTCGGAGATTCCGCCAGCGCGATAAATCCGATCGGCGATCTGTATAAGACCCAGCTTCGCGACTTGGCGCGTTATATTGATGTTCCTGAGGTTATCATCGACAAAAAGCCCTCCGCCGATTTATGGGCGGGGCAGACCGATGAAGGGGAGCTCGGATTTACTTATGAAGAAGCAGACAGATACCTCTACGAAAAAGTGGACGAGAGACGCACTCCTGAAGAACTTAAAAAAATGGGCTTCGATGAAAAGTTTATGGAGAGACTGGATAAATTGATTTACAGGAATCAGTTCAAACGTCTCCCGCCATTAATTGCCAAACTCCAGTCGAGAACGATAAATATTGATTTCAGATAT encodes:
- a CDS encoding NAD+ synthase; amino-acid sequence: MKLNNKYVEKILTGFIYDETHRIGMSKAVIGLSGGIDSAVSAFLAAKALGPENVTCILMPHAVSSKESITHANLVVEQLGVNSETVDITGMVDAYAGTNGDLSLLRKGNVMARARMIVLYDKSAELNALVIGTSNKTELLLGYSTIFGDSASAINPIGDLYKTQLRDLARYIDVPEVIIDKKPSADLWAGQTDEGELGFTYEEADRYLYEKVDERRTPEELKKMGFDEKFMERLDKLIYRNQFKRLPPLIAKLQSRTINIDFRYNRDWNT